Proteins encoded together in one Porites lutea chromosome 2, jaPorLute2.1, whole genome shotgun sequence window:
- the LOC140927831 gene encoding cysteine desulfurase-like gives MFRRVLLTPRLSSYSCRILMARGLKTTSTDQSTEAVASVSSDEDSSELRPLYLDAQATTPMDPRVLDAMMPYSVSYYGNPHSRTHAYGWESEQAVEHARKQVAELIGADPKEVIFTSGATESNNISVKGVARFYKRNKKHVITTQTEHKCVLDSCRALESEGFDVTYLPVMENGLINLQQLEEAMRPDTSLVSIMTVNNEIGVKQPVKEIGALCRKNKIFFHTDAAQAVGKIPVDVNELNIDLMSISGHKIYGPKGVGALYIRRKPRVRVEPIQSGGGQERGMRSGTVPHVLAVGLGAACEVAKDELEYDHKRTVELSTRLVNGITSRLTHVVRNGDPDHSYPGCVNLSFAFVEGESLLMALKDVALSSGSACTSASLEPSYVLRAIGADDDLAHSSIRFGIGRFTTEEEIDYTVEKTIKHVKRLREMSPLWEMVQEGIDLKTIKWTQH, from the exons ATGTTTAGAAGAGTACTGTTAACACCACGTCTGAGTTCATACTCATGTCGAATTTTGATGGCAAGAGGCTTAAAAACGACATCGACTGATCAATCGACTGAAGCTGTTGCATCAGTGAGTTCAG ATGAAGACTCCTCAGAACTGAGACCTTTGTACCTGGATGCCCAAGCAACTACTCCAATG GATCCACGTGTCTTGGATGCTATGATGCCATATTCAGTATCTTATTATGGGAACCCACATTCACGGACCCACGCTTATGGCTGGGAAAGTGAACAAGCCGTTGAGCATGCTAGAAAG CAAGTAGCAGAATTGATTGGTGCTGATCCTAAAGAGGTTATATTTACCAGTGGTGCAACAGAGTCAAACAACATTTCAGTCAAG GGGGTGGCAAGATTTTACAAACGAAACAAGAAACACGTTATAACAACACAAACT GAGCATAAGTGTGTGCTTGATTCTTGTCGTGCCCTGGAAAGTGAAGGTTTTGATGTGACCTACTTGCCTGTCATGGAAAATGGTCTTATTAACCTGCAG CAACTTGAAGAAGCAATGAGGCCTGACACATCACTCGTCTCTATCATGACAGTCAATAATGAGATTGGTGTTAAACAACCTGTCAAAGAAATTG GGGCCCTTTGCCGTAAGAATAAAATCTTCTTCCACACAGATGCAGCACAAGCAGTTGGCAAGATTCCTGTTGATGTTAATGAATTGAATATTGACTTGATGTCAATCAGTGGACACAAGATTTATGGACCTAAAG GGGTCGGTGCTTTGTACATCCGAAGAAAACCTCGTGTCAGAGTGGAGCCCATTCAAAGTGGCGGAGGACAAGAGAG GGGCATGCGCAGTGGTACTGTGCCTCACGTGTTGGCGGTAGGACTTGGAGCTGCTTGTGAGGTTGCAAAGGATGAATTGGAG tATGACCATAAAAGGACCGTAGAACTGTCAACTCGTCTGGTCAATGGCATTACATCCAGGTTAACTCACGTGGTCAGGAACGGTGACCCGGATCACTCTTATCCCGGATGTGTGAACTTGTCCTTCGCGTTTGTGGAAGGCGAAAGTCTTTTGATGGCGCTTAAGGATGTAGCACTCTCGTCAGGCAG CGCATGCACCTCAGCTTCACTGGAGCCTTCCTATGTGCTGCGAGCGATTGGAGCTGATGACGATCTCGCCCACTCTTCTATCAG GTTTGGCATCGGGCGATTCACCACTGAAGAAGAAATCGATTACACTGTGGAGAAAACCATCAAACATGTGAAGCGACTTCGTGAAATGAG TCCTTTATGGGAAATGGTTCAAGAAGGAATCGACTTGAAGACGATTAAGTGGACACAACACTAA
- the LOC140927830 gene encoding monocarboxylate transporter 12-like — MEGKKLRVQFERRVDSAWSWLICFTSFMSQFIVLGTHNSFGSFFVALLQEFHRSEAETAWIGSLAMGLTFMCGPIVTILCDRWGYRVVMCLGSVIHMAAMLMTSFMPHMPLMYITYSVLFGFSSSCCYFSSLNVLIIYFNKNLALANGIATAGAGAGTMSLSLMIDKLISTYGFRIALRSLAALSVLLFIAGLTFLPVDFREEEECLNKTKIKEQELMKAKDKIISRIRELLKPSPVWRNKAFVVWAVAMSMTLIAYYIPYMYLIRLAESIGIPSSQGALLVGYFALAQTVGKILFGKLGDSSRISRLTLAQISLLVIGVAACLCPLARSHTALLTYSLVSGLFDGCLCVMIGLVTHDIVGRGMMAKAVGTLFGIVAIPMAIGPPMAGLLYDSTGSYNIVFFLSSGLVIGGSCIMFLVPVLVPSRKTQQRVFLPEITVSSKNVIDVEDNFFDNQKAKLTSQVSLESFPEEFNGSRLHVDRLNLGSRPSSFILFSIVPEGSFRDLSLLNERYSNSREASHTSLARLSEIRVDSRVNSCLKLEPVVEAETSGTSAESLELITEPLVEVELVTNKSFESLKNARYNEQEVGQVIGTSDYDSKDNLPYITISKSTESGFVSEESDASLYSENHDTNKIVSSTSNLDENRLSGYSWNSTGSDLSWKTQSLDLVLKDNTEKNNKINTDLLENSLKQDLITERSYYRSDTSLTIKDNDLELYSGGVHRVKSLMVEGPPINEPDPPVCFITYEDKSTCAGEEEESDFSGKAVALVKELTQQSDVSIPELPLAPDYYSEMFEGILEEVNEYVECFSELSSFQDALKTWPKVSVTDLSLCERETVV; from the exons ATGGAGGGAAAGAAACTCAGGGTTCAGTTCGAGCGGCGAGTCGATTCAGCTTGGTCTTGGTTGATTTGCTTCACTTCGTTCATGAGCCAGTTTATAGTTCTAGGAACTCACAACTCATTTGGTTCATTTTTTGTGGCATTATTGCAAGAATTTCATCGCAGCGAAGCTGAAACAG CATGGATTGGCTCTCTGGCGATGGGATTGACGTTTATGTGTGGACCAATCGTAACCATTCTCTGCGACCGATGGGGATATCGAGTTGTCATGTGCCTTGGTAGTGTTATTCacatggcggccatgttgatgacgtcatttatgCCCCACATGCCCTTGATGTACATCACCTACAGTGTTTTATTTGGTTTTAGCTCTAGTTGctgttatttttcttctttgaacGTGCTCATAATTTATTTCAACAAAAATCTCGCCTTGGCCAATGGAATCGCAACGGCAGGCGCCGGAGCGGGAACGATGTCACTCAGCTTAATGATTGACAAGTTAATATCTACCTATGGTTTTAGGATCGCTCTCCGCAGCTTGGCGGCGTTATCCGTTTTGCTTTTCATAGCTGGTCTTACGTTTTTACCCGTGGACTTCAGGGAGGAAGAGGAGTgtctaaataaaacaaaaattaaagaacaagaaCTGATGAAAGcaaaagacaaaataatttCCAGAATCAGAGAACTACTGAAACCATCTCCTGTGTGGAGAAATAAAGCTTTTGTCGTGTGGGCAGTAGCCATGTCTATGACTCTCATCGCCTACTATATTCCTTACATGTACCTT attCGCCTGGCAGAGAGCATTGGAATTCCCTCCAGTCAAGGTGCTCTGCTGGTCGGCTACTTCGCTTTGGCTCAAACGGTTGGCAAGATTCTCTTCGGCAAACTTGGAGACTCATCCCGAATAAGTCGTCTGACTCTGGCTCAAATATCTCTATTGGTAATTGGGGTAGCAGCATGTCTGTGCCCATTGGCCCGATCTCATACGGCCTTACTCACGTACTCTCTGGTGTCGGGCCTATTCGATGGTTGCCTTTGTGTAATGATTGGCTTGGTGACTCATGACATCGTGGGACGGGGGATGATGGCCAAAGCTGTGGGGACACTCTTTGGAATAGTAGCGATCCCAATGGCAATAGGACCTCCCATGGCAG GTCTGCTCTATGACAGTACAGGCAGCTACAATATAGTGTTCTTCCTGTCCAGCGGACTCGTCATTGGTGGCAGCTGCATCATGTTCCTCGTCCCCGTTCTTGTCCCTTCTAGGAAAACCCAGCAAAGAGTCTTCCTTCCCGAGATAACTGTCTCATCAAAGAATGTTATTGACGTAGAGGATAATTTTTTTGATAATCAGAAAGCCAAATTAACTTCTCAAGTCTCGCTGGAAAGTTTCCCTGAAGAATTCAACGGAAGTCGTTTACATGTGGACAGATTGAACTTGGGATCACGCCCAAGCAGTTTCATATTGTTTTCAATTGTTCCCGAGGGGAGTTTTCGGGATCTGTCCCTGTTAAATGAGCGATATTCCAACAGCAGAGAAGCCAGTCACACATCCCTGGCAAGACTGTCcgaaataagagttgacagtCGCGTAAACAGTTGTTTAAAGTTAGAGCCTGTTGTAGAGGCGGAAACGTCGGGGACAAGCGCGGAGTCTCTCGAGCTTATAACTGAACCCCTGGTTGAAGTCGAGCTGGTAACAAATAAATCGTTTGAAAGCCTCAAGAATGCACGTTATAACGAGCAAGAAGTTGGACAGGTGATTGGTACTTCAGACTATGACAGCAAAGATAATCTTCCTTATATCACAATTTCCAAGTCTACAGAGAGCGGGTTCGTATCCGAGGAGTCGGAtgcaagtctttatagtgaaaACCATGACACCAACAAAATTGTTTCGTCCACTTCAAACCTGGACGAAAATCGCTTAAGTGGCTACTCATGGAATTCAACTGGTAGTGATCTCTCATGGAAGACGCAGAGTTTGGACCTGGTACTAAAAGACAATActgaaaagaataataaaataaacactGATTTATTAGAAAATAGCCTCAAACAAGACCTAATAACAGAGAGGAGCTACTACAGAAGCGATACCTCGCTTACCATAAAGGACAATGATCTTGAACTTTATAGTGGTGGTGTTCACCGTGTGAAGTCGCTGATGGTTGAGGGACCACCAATCAACGAGCCGGATCCTCCAGTCTGCTTCATTACGTATGAGGATAAGTCAACGTGCGCAGGAGAAGAGGAGGAAAGTGACTTTTCCGGTAAGGCTGTTGCCTTAGTTAAAGAGTTAACCCAACAAAGTGATGTTTCTATCCCTGAGTTACCTCTAGCGCCCGATTATTACAGTGAAATGTTTGAAGGGATATTGGAAGAGGTTAACGAATATGTCGAGTGTTTCTCGGAGTTGTCCAGTTTCCAGGACGCGCTTAAAACATGGCCAAAAGTTAGTGTGACAGATCTTTCCTTGTGTGAACGAGAAACGGTAGTGTAA
- the LOC140926669 gene encoding lipase ZK262.3-like: protein MHSIFAGLAFILTSSQITLIKGDCGRNGYSDDTDERREMSYNPELSYKMAILSAVTHDQTHPQHCLDQYLPLTKFQLQTVVTKNCDFLDNKCSGYVAVSHSLRVLLVAFRGTESTSQLINELLETILTPPQDFLDGKVQAYFKTAFEDLWQCMEAKVKALVSKNPSYQIWVTGHSLGAALASLASASLAYYNIAPRQNIILYTFGSPRVGDYKYALQHDQLVNNSWRVVIDNDIVPHLPPLFWLPLIKYGPYHHGVEVFYSKKTLNVHSAHRECHGTPHDEDKSCSRSKSPFKNLPDSIKQHGTYFNITFGTLCEGSVSSRYTSKKTRFQFREDRCTTYMFD, encoded by the coding sequence ATGCATAGTATTTTCGCCGGTCTTGCCTTCATTCTTACTTCCTCTCAAATAACCCTCATCAAAGGCGATTGTGGAAGAAATGGTTACAGCGATGATACTGATGAAAGACGAGAGATGTCTTATAATCCTGAACTGTCGTACAAGATGGCGATTCTCTCGGCAGTAACACATGATCAAACTCACCCCCAGCATTGTCTTGATCAATACCTGCCATTAACCAAATTTCAACTTCAAACAGTTGTTACAAAGAACTGTGACTTCCTCGATAACAAGTGTTCTGGTTATGTGGCGGTTTCGCATTCTTTGCGAGTGTTGCTCGTCGCGTTTCGCGGAACTGAAAGCACAAGTCAACTTATCAATGAATTGCTAGAGACCATTCTTACCCCACCCCAAGATTTTCTTGATGGCAAAGTTCAGGCCTATTTCAAGACGGCCTTTGAAGATTTATGGCAATGCATGGAGGCGAAAGTGAAAGCTCTAGTGTCAAAGAATCCCTCGTATCAGATCTGGGTTACTGGGCATTCTCTTGGTGCTGCCTTAGCGTCCTTGGCGAGTGCATCGCTTGCTTATTACAACATCGCTCCACGTCAAAACATCATATTATACACGTTTGGGAGCCCTAGAGTTGGCGACTACAAATACGCTCTGCAACACGATCAGTTAGTCAACAACAGTTGGAGAGTTGTTATTGACAACGACATAGTTCCTCATCTACCGCCCTTATTTTGGCTACCACTTATAAAATATGGTCCCTATCACCACGGTGTGGAGGTGTTTTACAGCAAAAAAACCCTCAATGTGCATTCTGCACACAGAGAGTGTCACGGAACACCGCACGACGAAGACAAATCATGCAGCCGCAGCAAGTCACCATTCAAAAATCTGCCGGATTCTATTAAGCAGCATGGTACATACTTCAACATTACATTCGGAACTTTATGTGAAGGATCTGTCAGCTCACGTTACACCTCAAAAAAGACGCGGTTCCAGTTTCGTGAAGATCGTTGTACGACCTACATGTTTGATTAA
- the LOC140926667 gene encoding lipase ZK262.3-like translates to MHSIFAGLAFILTSSQITLIKGDCGRNGYGDDTERRAMSYNPELSYKMAILSAVTYDQSDPQYCLDQYLPSTKFQLQTVVTKNCDFLDNKCAGYVAVSHSLRVLVVAFRGTESICQLINELVATILTPPQDVLNGKVQAYFKTAFEDLWQCMEPIVKALLSKNPSYQVWVTGHSLGAALASLASAWLAYYNIAPRQNIILYTFGSPRVGDYKYALQHDQIVNNSWRVVIDNDIVPHLPPLFWLPLIKYGPYHHGVEVFYSKKTLNVHSAHRECHGTPHDEDKSCSRSKSPFKTLQDSIKQHRTYFNITFGTLCEGSVSSRYTSKKTRFQFREDRCTTYMFD, encoded by the coding sequence ATGCATAGTATTTTCGCTGGTCTTGCCTTCATTCTTACTTCCTCTCAAATAACCCTCATCAAAGGCGATTGTGGAAGAAATGGTTACGGCGATGATACTGAAAGACGCGCGATGTCTTATAATCCTGAACTGTCGTACAAGATGGCGATTCTCTCAGCGGTAACATATGATCAATCTGACCCGCAGTATTGTCTTGATCAATACCTGCCATCAACCAAATTTCAACTTCAAACAGTTGTTACAAAGAACTGTGACTTCCTCGATAACAAGTGTGCTGGTTATGTAGCGGTTTCGCATTCTTTGCGAGTGTTGGTCGTCGCGTTTCGTGGAACTGAAAGCATATGTCAACTTATCAATGAATTGGTAGCGACCATTCTTACCCCACCCCAAGATGTTCTTAATGGCAAAGTTCAGGCCTATTTCAAGACGGCCTTTGAAGATTTATGGCAGTGCATGGAGCCGATAGTGAAAGCTCTACTTTCAAAGAATCCCTCGTATCAGGTCTGGGTTACAGGACATTCTCTGGGTGCTGCCTTAGCGTCCTTGGCGAGTGCTTGGCTTGCTTATTATAACATCGCTCCACGTCAAAACATCATCTTATACACGTTTGGGAGCCCTAGAGTTGGCGACTACAAATACGCTCTGCAACACGATCAAATAGTCAACAACAGTTGGAGAGTTGTTATTGACAACGACATAGTTCCTCATCTACCGCCCTTATTTTGGCTACCACTTATAAAATATGGTCCCTATCACCACGGTGTGGAGGTGTTTTACAGCAAAAAAACCCTCAATGTGCATTCTGCACACAGAGAGTGTCACGGAACACCGCACGACGAGGACAAATCATGCAGCCGCAGCAAGTCACCGTTCAAAACTCTGCAAGATTCCATTAAGCAGCATCGTACATACTTCAACATTACATTCGGAACTTTATGTGAAGGATCTGTCAGCTCACGTTACACCTCAAAAAAGACGCGGTTCCAGTTTCGTGAAGATCGTTGTACGACCTACATGTTTGATTAA